A segment of the Trifolium pratense cultivar HEN17-A07 linkage group LG7, ARS_RC_1.1, whole genome shotgun sequence genome:
CAAATATGGTTTGTTTGGTTGAAATGAAAGAAAGTGAGAAggaagaaaaatattgaaattgaagAATGATCTTATTGAAAGAATCAAATATTCGCTTATTGTTATTAAAAGATCAACTTCAACTAATTATAGATTCAATTAATGATTTGGTCATCAATGTTGCAATTCCGGAAGTATGAATATTTCagttactttaattttatcatattatttgtagtAGACAATTTGCAACTTGGATGTTGTGAACTTGTTCTTTttacgtttttagcgatgttgaataCTCCCGCTGTCCCATTATATAAGAGTCAGTCAACTATATCACGAAAATTAAGGAAGGTAgacaattcaattaaaaatttaaattttatcattaatttatGTCATTGTTCCATTTTTACCCCTATACTTAACTTGAGACTCATAACTAATTTGTCTGATACCTTTTTCTTTGGGTAACTCAATAGCCTCTCGTTTCACTGCTACCAGTACTTTGATTAGTATACCACTTACTACACTTTACTTGGAGCATGACATAAATAAAACGGTGGAATATGTACAACTTACACcttcaaattttatttagcgtttcatatcaaattttgtagcggttaataatttgtttaaaatttaattaaacttAAGTTTTCTACTCATATTTGGCGCCCAAAAAACTGAGAATAAAAGGATAGAGAACCAAAGTTCATCACATTCTTGAGAACCCATAAAACCTCTTCTTAACTTTGATTTGAACCAAACTCCAAACAAAGATGATGTTCAACCAGACTCAAACCAAACTCGAACTCCAACTCAAGTTGGTGCTCAGTTGAATGTTGAAGAGATTCTACTGTCAAGAGGTGATTTTAACATTGATTTAAACCAAGCTCCAATTGGATCTTGAGCAGCAAAAACGAGTGACTCTTCAACAACATTTGATTGAGCTTCATTCTCCTCAGCAAGCTTGTTCAAATCAAGATCTCAGGCTCTCTGCAACCTCCTTGAGCCATGTCCTCCATTGCAAAACTCTATGCAACCTTCTTCTTTGTTAGAGTACTGATGGTGTAGTTTTAAAGTTGATGAGTGATGAATTtataatggaaaaaaaaacCTGACGTGAGTAACACAAAAGATAGAGTAGTAGCATTTCATTGGTtgaagagagtgagagagaaaaTTCATTGATGGAGTAGTTTGCTTACACGAGAACCAGTATTGGAAAATGTGAGAGGGAAAGTATTTCATTGGTTAGACAAAAGTGAGAGACATAATTGCTCTAAACAAAAAAGTATGCGTAAAAGTTACTACCTCAAAGGCTGAAAGCATCAATTAGGGGTATTTTGGTCcgaaaataattaatgcaagTGACAATTTAGAAAGatgtcttatattttgggacaagtaaaattttcaaattcaaaagGGTCCTATATAAttggacggagggagtattgtatttgatgtattttatcaatttgaatgaataaatatcattttattttaatataaaaaaaaaaagtgatttgcGAGTTCATTATTCAacataaatacataaataaaaacaaacccAAATTCAAGTGATGGGAAAATTATCtaataatatttaaaacaattttgaaattttgaaataaagtGACCAAATTTGTCAAAGAGTTGAAATAGAATACCAAAAGCATAAATCTTCTTTTTCGACAATATATATCcccatttctttttcttattttgtcaagtagcctagtagctaaaaattccacttttaaggtagataagtgagatgatcggAGTACGAACTCCACCCCCTCCATATTAAATGCAATGTCCTGCCGACTAATCTAAGCTCACTGAACATACATCCTCATTCCTATTAATATTTATTGTGATATCCTTTTAattcctttttattattatttatgggGCGTGGGCCGGTCCATTTGCTCCCAGGCTTAAATAAATCAGTCCAACAGaggaaaattgcttttttcgcCCCCGATGTTCCTCttaaaccccccaaaaatcccaaaataaccttgaatttggGGGGTTTAGGAAGCTATGGATCCTAGGATCCGAAACAAGCCAATTATAGATGGGAACACTTTTTTTTGGGTGgtggtggggggggggggggggggggggcgaaAATTGTGCTTATACGTTGGTTTGGAGTCTACAATCCAAAACCAATTATGTTCggattctgcgaaccgaaatggtcacgaaaatcacaggtttggatcctgagaaccgaaatggtcacgaaaatcacaggtttggatcctgcgaaccgaaatggtcactaAAATTACAGGTTTGGAGTGTACaatccaaaatcaagttttctgcagaatttttttacagttttacaggccaacattatgcatgttcggaatttgctcttttgcactaaattaaaagttaaaaataaccattgtcattacatacgataacttcaaacataatcaaataaatcacaacttcaaactctaaaacgtaaattacaacttcaaacttaaaaacaattcaagcaaaatgaGTTCGTCTTCATTTGGctccatcttcatttgtctctcACAACTACAGGATCATCTTCATTTGTTTCCATCTTCATGTCACctttttcattcttcatgaGTTCGTCAAACTCAACCATCCGGTCCATAAATGTATCCTCCCAAGTCTCAGCCTCTGGCGCCCTATGATTTTTCCATTCCTTACAAGTTGGAGGCAGTGGACACCCAACCTTCAATTTAACATACACAAAATGGTTTGGAACCATACCAACACACATAATGCGTGCAGATGGATCCAACGGTAGACGACCGCGCAGTGGAAAATAGGTTTCACAATAACCAATCTCGTGTTTAGTTAATAAAACTACAACGCGGTTGTAGGCCGTTGCAAGGATATGCCCCATATATGATTTCACACCATTCGATCATCTCATCTCGGACCTTATACTTttcacacttaaaaaaataattggcagTGTTAACCAAAATATTTGCGGGTTCAACTACATTAGGTTGTGCAATGTCGGGTTCATCGATGTTCGGTTTCATTTCAAACGGAGGTTCGGCCATCACAAACCCTACCTAtcacaataaatttcaaaattttaaaaagctgTCCAGTTTGGCATGTGGGATCCGAAATGGGTTCGGATTGTATGAGCCAAACGCGACTGCGAtcataaaaccatgaaaattgaaaaaattaacggtttaaagTGCTTATTACCTCTTGTATGACTCCGATTGAGTATTGCGCCCCtctttgagtgaataaacgttGCTTTCACGTCTCTGATACGCCAAAAAAATCGCCCTAGCTCCAAAGCTCCCAATTGAGTGTCCAAGTGGTTATGAAAGTGCAACTTCTGAAATATAGGCTATATAGACTCTATTCGGATCCTACACACCGAATATGAGCGTTTCCGGTTGGTAGAATCCGaaatgatgcaaaattttaaaaatcaaagcatttcggattgtacagtccaaaatcaagttttcctgGGCAAATCATCAACGATGTACAAGTCAGACATAGCCAGCCAATGgcttgtttaaactggtttcggattgtatggtccatatcaaacaagttttggcttccatactccaaaaccgttaaaaataaggacgttcggattgtacagtccaaacccAGGTTTTCCTGGGCAAAACATCACGTACAAGGCAGGCATAACCAGCCaattgcttgtttaaactgatttcggattgtatggaccataacaaacaaatttcggATTCTAGAGTCCAAACGCATTTATAGGGTCAAAATGGTCACTTTGGGGGGCTTGGAGGAAACAATGGGGGAAAAAAAAGCAGTTTTCCCAACAGAGTCCGTATAGCATTGGACCATTATGGATGGACCTAAATGGATAGGTCGATCTGTATGGCAAAAGTATAAACTAATTACTTGCACCTCTGTTTTTGCTAAAATCATTGTGTGTTGCACTTGCATgggtataaataaaaaatgtgacgTATACTTTGCGAATATCATTGTTTGTGTACTTTACTAATGGCATCTCCATCATTGTGTATAATATGTACTCATCCAtcatattggttccaaaaaaatttgaaatagtTAAATAGTTCTTTAAATTGCTCAacttaaatcaaatatttccttCTTCCAGATTTAGCTATTAAACATGCTTACATATGATGTTAAACTGCGATGTGTCCTTTCATGTCTTCTTCAACATATGTAGCAACTATTTTGATTATTCTTTTCAAATAGAGATAACGGGTGGTGGTTGTGTGTTTACCTTAAGGTCATCTTCAACCTCCATGCTTAATGGGTCCAACATAGGAACAACATAATTAATGCTAGCTAGAGTGTTGGTATTAGATTGATAAGACATAAAAGTTTCtgtataaattgttttgtgtaagttaaaaaataagtcaattcaaacggaTCTATAGTCATTAGATTGATATAAACCGTAAAagataaaacatatttttaacaaaatatataaaattcgTTCATATATTATCAAACTTACTCAATATAATCCTTTGGGATGACCTGAGACCTGAGTAATCATGTATACTTTGGCCCATAGAAAGCAATAATAGGAGGAAGGAATCAAACTTGGTTAATGCCCAGAACCATGACATGTGACTTCAACTTTATGGGACAATATGCTAACTAATTAAGTTAGATCCACACGATTTGTTTATATTCCATAACATTTTTGAGACAGGGACGGGGCATTTACGACAGAATTAAATTGGAATGGAGTATCATGCATGAAGTGTATTTTTAATATACAGAATTTATAAAATCAACCACTAATCAAAAGTCCTGAGCTATTCAACCCACCACCAGATGTCAAATCCATTAAAGCTTAATGCGATTCATTTGGTGGTAGTTATAAAATGACAGTTTCTTTATTAGCTTACTTCCAAGTGTAATTCTCgtgtttttttactaaaaaaaataacgttagttggttcagtaaTGATTAGTGCTGAATTTGGTAAGGAGaatcacggttcgatctcccACAACTATAATCGGGAGCaggttgaaaccacttgatgtcaaaactgaccaCCACTCAATCCCTCGCAAATACTTATGATGATCAAAAGTGTAATTGGGCGACCAAATTAGTAAATTTTTGAGAGAGGAAACTTGAATGCTTATTAGATACTCTAtcgattttaaaataaatgttgtttaaaaattttatgcacaagttaaaaaaatgtaatgatttttttgaaagacatgacaattttaataaaataatattattttttattggtgtaatgttttaaaaatactgcacatttaaatatgaaaaaaccAACATAGATTCATTTAGCCGCAACAAAGAGAATTCTCATATATCTTAAGGGTACATTGAATCTTGGTATACTATACAGGAAAGGTGAATTGCCTTGTAAGCTTAAAGGATGGTCTGATTCTGACTATGCTGGTAACCTTGATAACAAGATGAGGACATCCGAATATGTGTTTATGTTTAGTTCAGGAGCTATGTCTTGatcatctaaaaataaaaaacaacctaTATTGTCACACTTTCCACCACTGAAGCATAGTTTGTAGCAACAATTTCATGTGCTATATCCTGGTCATCTAATAAACAACTTATTGTTATACTTTCCACTAGTACTAAAGCATAGTTTATAGTAGCATCTTCATGTGTTTCTTAATTAAGCTCTCAAAAATCCAATATGCATGGTAGATATATTGATGTTAAATATAATTTCTTGAGGGATCTTACAAAAGATGGCATGGTAGAGTTAATTTtaacgattaatatttttaattgtataatagtaaaaattataaaaatttgatattttgacaatactcattgagacgaatcaaacatcttatatgctaatatttatatttgtttattggtagaaaaataaggtcaaagcaatatgtgtgaatagtgcacaacaatcaactgtgtcaatcaaattggaaCAGAAGGAGTATAATCTACATACATCAATCtttcaatatatctaaaaattgaatctattatttatatgtttaggagtttctctctcatagtcTTATTTCTATGTGGCACCATTTCattgatccatgtcttatgtggcattctaatatttctccaatttcTATGTGactaactatgaaggcctttgcaatttctctaatacatgatgatattattttagttagaatCTTTggttaatttggaaattcaatcatttctcaattattgtttataaatcgtatttaatacacctattaaaaataattttaaaaggaaataactcaaattcaaatataaataattatatctcattaatatatatatatattaatataatacataatattatacatgaattttttttttgtgaaagtattatatataccaaacaatggagtttttttacgtaatatttttttttatatatcccACAAAAGTTTTTTCTCAAGGAAACCAATCTACGTGTCACTTTCTtataaactttaatttttattaatccaatgtggcatcctctcattcGCAAGTCCatataatcagaaaattgtactaatttgagttataattctttatttgcaggtccatatacggaagaacaacattgtttgtt
Coding sequences within it:
- the LOC123895754 gene encoding uncharacterized protein LOC123895754, whose translation is MGHILATAYNRVVVLLTKHEIGYCETYFPLRGRLPLDPSARIMCVGMVPNHFVYVKLKVGCPLPPTCKEWKNHRAPEAETWEDTFMDRMVEFDELMKNEKGDMKMETNEDDPVVVRDK